The following proteins are encoded in a genomic region of Gadus macrocephalus chromosome 19, ASM3116895v1:
- the zcrb1 gene encoding zinc finger CCHC-type and RNA-binding motif-containing protein 1, with the protein MSGGLAPSKSTVYVSNLPFSLTNNDLHKLFTKYGKVVKVTIVKDKETRQSKGVAFVLFLDKESAQNCSRALNNKELFGRTVKASIAVDNGRTTEFIRRRNYQDKTKCYECGDPGHLSYACPKNMLGEREPPKKKEKKKKKKAGQTDHVEEEEEESEEEGGEDPALDSLSQAIAFQQASLDSERQRKRNREQAAALNDDRPQASTSDDSKKPRIKKSAYFSDEEELSD; encoded by the exons ATGAGCGGGGGTTTGGCACCAAGTAAGAGCACTGTGTATGTGTCGAATCTGCCTTTTTCTCTGACCAACAACGACCTTCATAAG CTTTTCACCAAGTATGGCAAAGTTGTGAA GGTTACAATTGTAAAGGATAAAGAGACACGCCAATCTAAAGGAGTGGCGTTTGTTCTCTTTTTGGACAAAGAATCAGCCCAAAACTGTTCACGAGCATTAAACAACAAAGAG CTGTTTGGCAGAACAGTGAAGGCAAGCATTGCTGTTGACAACGGGCGTACAACTGAGTTCATCCGCAGACGGAACTACCAAGACAAGACAAAATGCTACGAGTGTGGG GATCCGGGACACCTGAGCTATGCGTGCCCTAAAAACATGCTGGGTGAGCGAGAACCAccaaagaagaaagagaaaaagaagaagaaaaaggcaGGACAGACGGATCATGT tgaagaagaggaagaagaaagtgaggaagagggaggtGAAGACCCAGCTCTGGACAGCCTAAGTCAAGCTATAGCATTCCAG CAAGCTAGTCTGGACAGCGAACGGCAACGCAAGAGGAACAGGGAACAAGCGGCTGCCCTTAACGACGACAGACCTCAAGCCTCCACCTCTGACGACTCCAAGAAACCCCGGATCAAAAAGAGTGCATACTTCAGTGACGAAGAGGAGCTCAGTGACTGA